The Duganella sp. BuS-21 sequence CCGGCAGCGCTTCGCTGATGCGCATGATGTCGCTGCGGCGGCCGTCGTTCTGCCAGCTGGACGGACGCGCGTCCAGGTACCAGCGGCGATAACTGGTGCGGGCGATCGGCCATTCCTGTTCCTGCAGCACGAAGTGCGCGCCGTTGCCGGTCCTCACCTGCACCCGCACCGGCGCTTCCTCCATGACGCCGTTGTCGATGCCCTTGAGCCAGTAATCGAAGTAGCGCATGTGCTCGTCGGTGGTCTTGCCGCTGTAGCTGCCGGGGAACCAGGCGTCGGTGAAGTCGAACTTGCGGGCCTTGGAGGCGGTCGAGCGGACATAGGTCTCGCTGCTGCCCAACTGGTGGATGATGGCGCCGCACTGCGGGCCGACGATCCACACCGGCGCGGTGGCCTTGCTCAGGTCGGGCCGCATGAAGATGCTGCCGCGCGGGCCATAGGCCTTGGGATCGTTGAACGGCGTGGCCAGCACCCGGGCCATCCAGTCGGTCTCGTTGCGGGTGCCGCAGTGGTTGTTGCCGGACCAGATCCTGTGCCACCAGTTCCAGAAACCGGCGCCGAAGATGCCGCCGCCGTACAGCGCTTCGTTGTAGATGTCGGCGTCGGTGCCCTGCGCGATCATGGCTTTCAGGTGCGACGGCTGCAGGCTGGCGACGTTGTGCTGGGTCATGGCCAGGTAGGACATGCCCCACAGGCCGACGTTGCCGTTCGACCAGGGCTGGACGCCGGCCCATTCGATGGCGTCATGATAGTCCTCGGCTTCCTGCACGCTCAGCGGCGCTTGCTGACCGGGGCTCTTGCACACGCCGCGCGACTCCACGCGGATGCAAACATAGCCGGCCGGCACCCACACCGAGGCGTCGACGCTCTCGTGGTTTTCATACTGCGCGCCGTCTGGATTGCCGGAGAAATAGCGGTCCTCCATGGATTCCTTGCGCAGCGCGTCGGCCTCGTTGGCGATGCAGTCGTGGTAGAAACTCTTGCCGTAGAAGCCCTTGTTCATCACCACCGGATAGTGGCCGGGCTCGGCCGGGCGGAACACGTCGGCGCCGACATACGAACCGTCACGCACCGGAATCTGGACGTCGGTCATCTTGATGATGCCGCGTATATTGCGGCGCAGCTCGTTGCGGCTGGCGGCCGCATCGGACAGCAGGCGCGGCAGGCCCGGGCCAATGGCGCCGGGTGCGGCGTTGAGCGCATCCAGGATGGCGCGCACTTTCGGATCGTTGCCGAAGTGGTTGGCGCCGGCGGCGTCGGTGGCCACCACCGGCTGTTCGAAGTTGATGGTCACCGGGCCGATCAGCTCATGCACCACCGGGGCGATGCGCACGCCGCTCTCGATCTTACCGTCGAAATCGAGCGCATGGACCAGCCGCGCCATATTGGTGATGAAGGGATCGTGCAGCTTGTCGATCTTGCCAGCCACGCGGTTGACCAGGTCGGCCAGGTTCAGGCGCGGCGCGGCCTCGACCGCGCCGAGCACCAGGCCGCCAATCTGGAACGAAATAGCTTCGCCGGCGCGGTAGTGGAAGGCGCCGTCTTCGGCGGTGAAACCGGACAGCGTGGGGGTCTGGTACTTCAGGCCGCAGGTCGGACCGGCGAAGTAGCCGGTCAGGATAGCGCCTTGTACCGGTGCGGAAGAGGTGTGCATGAAAAGATCCTTCAGGATAAGCAGTGTACGGTCCCGCCCGGCAACGCGGGCGGACCTTGGACTTTTGTAGGGCCGGCGATCAGGCTGCCTGAATCGGCAACTGCAGATAGGAAGCGTGGGCGCCGCCGGTGTGGATCACGTGCTGCCCGCTATTGGCGCCCACGTACTCGCGGATGCCGGGCATGATCGTGCCCACCAGGTTGCGGGCGCTGATCACGAAGCGCAGCTGCTCGCCGGCCTGGAACGACCAGCCGATCGGCAACAAGTCGATCTCGATGTCGACGACCTGCCCCGGCGCCAGCTTCTCGACGCGGTCAAAGGCGTGGGCTGGAATGTCGGCGCTCGACAGTTTTTCGTCGAGGCGGCGGGCCGAGACGCGCAGACGGCCATCGGCCCCCTTGTAGCGCAGCACGGTGGCGCCGTGGTCGGTGAGATCATGGATGCGCGCGTTCTGGTTCGGCACCGTGAATTGCTGCAGTGGCGTGCCGAAGGCGTCCAGCTTCTGGATCAGCACGAACAGGTCCATGTCGTCGGCGCCCTTCGCTTCCACCCACAGGTGGGCCTTGGGATAGCCGACCATCACCGTCGGCTGCTCGAAGCGGGTGATGAAGGAGACAGCGTTGGGATTGGCCTCGACGCCGTAGGCGGCGTCGACGGCATGGGCCGGGGCGCTGGTCGACAGCGAGCGTTTCATGCCGTCGAGGTAGTATTTGGTGGAGACCACGTTGGCTGGCGGGAAGGCGTCGGCGGCGATGTTGACCTGGTCGCCGCCCTTGAAATCGTGCACGGCGTAGCGCACGCGCGGCGTGCTTTCCCAGCCGTTGTCGATACCCTTCAAATAGCGGTCGAAGAAGCGACGCTGGTCGGCGATGTTGGCTTCGTCGTAATAGTCGGGCCATTCCTGGCCGTTGTGCACGCGCAGCCATTTGTCCTGCGAGGCCAGGCGGCGCCAGGCGCGGAAGGTGCCGGCCGTGTGCAGGGTGTTCGAATAGCAGGCCACCACGAAGGCCGGCACGGTGATGCGCTCGAAGGCAGGAATCTTGTCTTCCCAAAGCGCGTTCATCTGCGGGTAGCGCGCCGCTTCCGAAATCACATCTTCCTTGCCGTTCTTGCCGAAGAAGCTGCCATCCTGGAGCAACTGGGTGAAGCCGGTGTCGGGCATGCCGCCGCGCATGACCAGGTCGCGGTAGACGTCGCTGACGCCTTCCCACGGATTGATCGCGGCCAGGTGTTTGGGTTGCTCGGCGGCGGTGAACCACTGCGACACCGCCAGGTAGGAAGTGCCGCTCATGCCAACCTTGCCGTTCGACCAGCTTTGCGTGCCCAGCCATTCGATCAGGTCGTGGCAGTCGCGCCCTTCCTGGCGGTCCCACAGCACGCTGTCGCCTTCGGAATCGACGCAGCCGCGCGGGTCGGGATTGCAGATCGCGTAGCCCTGTTCGCACCAGTAGGCCGGGTCCGGGCCTTCGAATTTTTCCAGGCCGGAGACGATGCCGTTGCTCAGGCCGACCAGGCCAAACACACCCATCACGCTCATCGAGGTGCCCTGCCCCTTGCCGTACGGGCTCCAGGCCAGCAGCACCGGCACATGCTCCGCGCCTGCCGGGCGGAACAGATCGACGAAGATCGTCACGCCGTCACGCAGTTGGACCGGCACGTCTTTCTCGAAAATGATGTCGATCGGCAGCGCGCGGAATTGCGGCGCCGCCTGGTAGCCGGCCGGCAGCGTACGGGTGCCGGGCTCGAACGCCGTCAGGAGGCCGGAGCGGGCCGCTGGAAGCGGACTGGCCGGCACGAAAATCTTTTGCTGCTCACTCATGATGTCTCCTGATCTGTATTTTTTATGCCTGGGATGCCAGAGGAATAGCGCCCGGTTTCAAGGAGTTTATGCCGGTCGCGCAAAAAGATCAACATCTGTTGATATTATTTGTTGTATCGAATTCTCGCGGGGCAAAAATACAAAAAGCCCGCACAAGCGGGCTTTAAGAGATGGGAGCAGGCCGGGATCAGCCGGTCAGAATCGTCTGGATGGCGGCGCCGACCAGGGCGATCACCGTCTCCTGGTTTTCGTTGGCCACCACCGGCACGCGCACGATATCGCGGCTGACGATCACGCCGACCAGCATCGCGGCCGCCAGACCCGCGCGCAGCGGGGCGTCCGACACGCCGTGCAGCTTGGGACTGATCACCTCGACCAGCCGGTATTGGACGAAGTCGCGCAGCTGCGACGCCGCCACCTCGCTCGACATGGCGGCGCGCTGCATCGCCATCAGCGCTTCCGAGTCGCCGCTCTTCTGTTCCCACAGCTTGATGAAGGCGCGCGTCACGCGCAGCCCCAGGCCCTCGATCGGGCCCTCGTAGGCGTCGGCCATGCTGTTCAGGGCGTCGGCCGAGACCGCCAGGCTGGCGGCGAACAACACATCCTTCGATTGGTAGAACTGCATGACCAGCGCCGGGTCGACACCGGCGTCCTTGGCGATCTTGCGGATCGTGGTCGCGGCAAAGCCGTCCGTTGCAAAGCTCTTCTTGGCGGCGGCCAGCACCGCATCGCGCGTATTGCTGGCGCCCGCGCGGCGGCCGCGTCGCGGCGCCTTTTCTTGGGTTTCACTCATTGTTTTCATCCCTGATCATATCAACTTCTGTTGATATTTTGTCGTTTGGACAGCATATTAACATGACGACGCAAAGCATAGGCAGGTAAATTACGGGTGCTTCCCGGCCGGCGCGGGACGTTCGAAGCGGTACTGCAGCAGCAGCCTGTCATAGGTGCCGTCGACCACCATGGTCTCGAACGCCTTGCTCCAGACCCGGGCGACGGCCGCATCGAAGTTGGGGGAACTGGCCAGATAGACCGGCACGCGCCGCAACACCACCCCTCTGCGCAGCCCATCGACCGGCAAGCCGGCCGCGCGCTGGGCGGTCAGGATGGCATTCCACGGTCCCACCCAGGCATCGATGCGCCCCACCGCCAGCTTACGGGCGTTGGTCTCGTCGCGCGACACCGGGCTGACGTCGGGCAGGCCCTGCTCGGTCGCCAGCGACGCCGCCAGTCCCTGGCGCACGATGCCGACTTTGAGCACGCGCAGGGCGGCCGGCGTGTCGATGTCGAACTCGGCCTCACGTCGCGTCACCGCCACGATTTCCTCCTCCAGCAACTGGACCTGCCAGACGTGGCGCCGCTCGCGCTCGGGCGTGCGGCCGACCACCGCCAGCACCCCGGCGCCGGTTTCGGCCAGCATCAAGGCGCGCTGCAACGGATAGATTTCGATCGGCCGCGCGTGGCCGGCGCGGCGTGCCAGCTCATG is a genomic window containing:
- a CDS encoding CocE/NonD family hydrolase; amino-acid sequence: MHTSSAPVQGAILTGYFAGPTCGLKYQTPTLSGFTAEDGAFHYRAGEAISFQIGGLVLGAVEAAPRLNLADLVNRVAGKIDKLHDPFITNMARLVHALDFDGKIESGVRIAPVVHELIGPVTINFEQPVVATDAAGANHFGNDPKVRAILDALNAAPGAIGPGLPRLLSDAAASRNELRRNIRGIIKMTDVQIPVRDGSYVGADVFRPAEPGHYPVVMNKGFYGKSFYHDCIANEADALRKESMEDRYFSGNPDGAQYENHESVDASVWVPAGYVCIRVESRGVCKSPGQQAPLSVQEAEDYHDAIEWAGVQPWSNGNVGLWGMSYLAMTQHNVASLQPSHLKAMIAQGTDADIYNEALYGGGIFGAGFWNWWHRIWSGNNHCGTRNETDWMARVLATPFNDPKAYGPRGSIFMRPDLSKATAPVWIVGPQCGAIIHQLGSSETYVRSTASKARKFDFTDAWFPGSYSGKTTDEHMRYFDYWLKGIDNGVMEEAPVRVQVRTGNGAHFVLQEQEWPIARTSYRRWYLDARPSSWQNDGRRSDIMRISEALPEQAACAEYDAHFDLGTPTMAPTGPVGGTPRWATGVSFVSDPMREDMTLAGYMKVGLWVASTSADMDVFVSLRVLDEQDREIRYESLVLPVDLNHIHPVGHGLLKVSRRKLDVERSTNYWPVHTHLEHDSAPLAANDIVPVEIGLNPSSALIRKGCRLRVDIQPYSPSGVPVRAYDESYHTGAVNRIYTGPNHASYIQLPIVPDKK
- a CDS encoding CocE/NonD family hydrolase; amino-acid sequence: MSEQQKIFVPASPLPAARSGLLTAFEPGTRTLPAGYQAAPQFRALPIDIIFEKDVPVQLRDGVTIFVDLFRPAGAEHVPVLLAWSPYGKGQGTSMSVMGVFGLVGLSNGIVSGLEKFEGPDPAYWCEQGYAICNPDPRGCVDSEGDSVLWDRQEGRDCHDLIEWLGTQSWSNGKVGMSGTSYLAVSQWFTAAEQPKHLAAINPWEGVSDVYRDLVMRGGMPDTGFTQLLQDGSFFGKNGKEDVISEAARYPQMNALWEDKIPAFERITVPAFVVACYSNTLHTAGTFRAWRRLASQDKWLRVHNGQEWPDYYDEANIADQRRFFDRYLKGIDNGWESTPRVRYAVHDFKGGDQVNIAADAFPPANVVSTKYYLDGMKRSLSTSAPAHAVDAAYGVEANPNAVSFITRFEQPTVMVGYPKAHLWVEAKGADDMDLFVLIQKLDAFGTPLQQFTVPNQNARIHDLTDHGATVLRYKGADGRLRVSARRLDEKLSSADIPAHAFDRVEKLAPGQVVDIEIDLLPIGWSFQAGEQLRFVISARNLVGTIMPGIREYVGANSGQHVIHTGGAHASYLQLPIQAA
- a CDS encoding transporter substrate-binding domain-containing protein; the protein is MAASFAVQLAVLFAAPVAAAEVRLIAADTAFGCGAERHVAPASKPATDGLLCEIVHELARRAGHARPIEIYPLQRALMLAETGAGVLAVVGRTPERERRHVWQVQLLEEEIVAVTRREAEFDIDTPAALRVLKVGIVRQGLAASLATEQGLPDVSPVSRDETNARKLAVGRIDAWVGPWNAILTAQRAAGLPVDGLRRGVVLRRVPVYLASSPNFDAAVARVWSKAFETMVVDGTYDRLLLQYRFERPAPAGKHP
- a CDS encoding TetR/AcrR family transcriptional regulator encodes the protein MSETQEKAPRRGRRAGASNTRDAVLAAAKKSFATDGFAATTIRKIAKDAGVDPALVMQFYQSKDVLFAASLAVSADALNSMADAYEGPIEGLGLRVTRAFIKLWEQKSGDSEALMAMQRAAMSSEVAASQLRDFVQYRLVEVISPKLHGVSDAPLRAGLAAAMLVGVIVSRDIVRVPVVANENQETVIALVGAAIQTILTG